From a single Hyalangium minutum genomic region:
- a CDS encoding RidA family protein: MSKRDAIFPANRHGLYEAHRYSAAIRSGDLLFVSGQVGSREDGSPEPVFADQVRRAFANLRAVLSAAGCTFDDVIDVTTFHTDPEAQFETIMAVRGEEIGEPPYPNWTAVGVNWLAGFDFEIKVIARIPAAE, encoded by the coding sequence ATGTCCAAGCGTGACGCGATCTTCCCGGCAAACCGCCATGGGCTGTACGAAGCGCATCGCTACTCTGCCGCCATCCGCTCCGGCGATCTTCTCTTCGTATCCGGGCAGGTCGGCAGCCGTGAGGACGGCTCGCCTGAGCCGGTTTTCGCGGATCAGGTCCGGCGAGCCTTCGCCAACCTGCGCGCGGTCCTGTCGGCAGCGGGATGCACCTTCGACGACGTGATCGACGTCACCACCTTCCACACCGACCCGGAGGCTCAGTTCGAAACGATCATGGCCGTACGCGGCGAGGAAATCGGCGAGCCGCCCTACCCAAACTGGACTGCGGTTGGCGTGAACTGGCTTGCCGGCTTTGACTTCGAGATCAAGGTCATCGCCCGCATTCCTGCGGCCGAGTGA